The following proteins come from a genomic window of Coffea arabica cultivar ET-39 chromosome 11c, Coffea Arabica ET-39 HiFi, whole genome shotgun sequence:
- the LOC113715679 gene encoding lysine-specific histone demethylase 1 homolog 1-like — METTEPRPPTNVSANATVSGDGNEDIPSLNTMPNHSSSPETTAGPTASDPQPMDTSEPVNESQPTSKTVPQAAAASTADPAPPPPRKRRRRKKLFTDMISTSSAASGLRVLRPHPKPSTAYSYSYSETELVDEPDDGKPHILHRRRGGSGGSSSKISDLAKEVDIEALIAISVGFPVDSLTEEEIEANVVSQIGGAEQANYIVVRNHILARWRSNVSVWLTKDHALESIRAEHKALVNSAYYFLLHHGYINFGLAPAIKEMKLKPPEGAPKANVVVIGAGLSGLVAARQLIFLGFKVVVLEGRARPGGRVRTKKMRGDKDDIVAAADLGGSVLTGINGNPLGVLARQLGVPLHKVRDICPLYLPNGRTVNPDIDSRVEVSFNKLLDRVCKLRQAMLEEVRSVDVSLGTALETFRQVYRVAEDPQERMLLDWHLANLEYANASLMSKLSMSYWDQDDPYEMGGDHCFMPGGNETLIRVLAEDLPIFYNRAVDTVKYGIDGVLVHAGGQAYRGDMVLCTVPLGVLKKDVIQFVPDLPERKREAIERLGFGLLNKVAILFPYDFWGGDIDTFGHLTDDPNTRGEFFLFYSYSSVAGGPLLVALVAGDAALKFEMMSPVESVQKVLEILKSIFSPKGIAVPDPVQAVCTRWGQDRFSYGSYSYVAIGASGDDYDILAESVGDRLFFAGEATNKQYPATMHGAFLSGMREAANILRVAKRRSIVPPERSNSAALENGDIDRLFNAPDLTFGSFSVLFDPRSTDLESNAVLRIALKGEKSGTVGIYLYGLIPRKQVIELSKVAGDLDRLHMLTREFHVRLVGRKSLSNMADSLLTVIRSSRLSNLS, encoded by the coding sequence ATGGAAACCACCGAGCCTCGGCCCCCGACCAATGTTTCAGCTAATGCCACCGTCTCCGGCGACGGCAACGAAGATATTCCCAGCTTGAACACCATGCCTAACCATTCATCTTCTCCTGAAACGACAGCTGGCCCTACCGCTTCTGATCCTCAACCCATGGACACCTCAGAACCCGTTAATGAATCCCAACCCACCTCCAAAACTGTACCCCAAGCCGCAGCCGCTTCAACCGCTGACCCTGCCCCACCTCCGCCGAGAAAGCGGCGTCGTCGAAAGAAGCTGTTTACTGATATGATATCGACCAGCTCCGCCGCGTCCGGCCTCCGCGTCCTCCGCCCCCATCCTAAACCCTCTACCGCTTACTCCTATTCCTACTCCGAAACCGAGCTCGTGGACGAACCCGACGATGGGAAACCCCATATCCTCCATCGCCGCCGTGGCGGCAGCGGAGGAAGCAGTAGTAAAATATCCGACCTAGCTAAAGAAGTCGACATTGAAGCCCTGATTGCCATATCCGTTGGATTCCCTGTTGATTCCTTAACCGAGGAAGAAATCGAGGCCAATGTCGTCTCCCAAATCGGCGGCGCCGAGCAAGCGAATTACATTGTCGTCCGCAACCATATTCTCGCCCGGTGGCGGTCAAACGTTTCCGTTTGGCTGACGAAAGACCACGCCTTGGAGTCAATCCGGGCTGAGCATAAAGCCCTTGTCAACTCTGCGTACTATTTCCTCCTCCACCATGGCTATATAAACTTCGGGCTTGCTCCGGCGATTaaagaaatgaaattaaaaCCCCCAGAAGGCGCCCCGAAGGCGAACGTGGTCGTAATTGGAGCTGGGCTCTCGGGTTTAGTAGCTGCAAGACAGTtaatttttctgggttttaAGGTTGTGGTTTTGGAGGGCCGGGCCCGGCCAGGTGGACGGGTTCGAACCAAGAAAATGCGTGGTGATAAGGATGATATTGTTGCCGCCGCAGATTTAGGCGGGAGTGTGCTGACTGGGATCAATGGGAATCCATTAGGAGTTCTTGCTAGACAGTTAGGAGTTCCTCTTCATAAGGTGAGGGATATCTGTCCTTTGTATTTGCCTAATGGTAGAACTGTTAATCCAGATATTGATTCGAGAGTGGAAGTTTCGTTTAATAAGTTGTTGGATAGAGTTTGTAAGCTTAGACAGGCTATGTTGGAGGAAGTTAGATCAGTAGATGTTTCATTAGGTACCGCATTAGAGACGTTTAGGCAAGTCTATAGGGTAGCTGAGGACCCTCAAGAAAGAATGCTCTTGGATTGGCACTTGGCCAATTTGGAGTATGCCAATGCGTCCTTGATGTCCAAGTTATCAATGTCATATTGGGATCAAGATGATCCGTATGAAATGGGAGGCGATCATTGTTTTATGCCGGGAGGTAACGAGACATTAATTCGAGTATTGGCTGAGGACCTTCCAATATTTTATAACCGTGCAGTTGACACTGTCAAGTATGGTATTGATGGGGTTTTAGTGCATGCAGGCGGGCAGGCTTATCGAGGGGATATGGTGCTTTGTACTGTACCCTTGGGGGTGCTCAAAAAGGATGTTATTCAATTTGTACCAGACCTTccagagaggaagagagaggcTATTGAGAGATTGGGGTTTGGGTTGTTGAACAAAGTCGCAATCTTGTTTCCATATGATTTCTGGGGTGGTGATATTGATACTTTTGGGCATTTGACTGACGATCCGAATACGAGAGGCgagttttttctgttttatagtTATTCTTCAGTAGCAGGAGGACCACTTCTTGTGGCTCTTGTGGCTGGAGATGCAGCACTTAAGTTTGAAATGATGTCCCCTGTTGAATCTGTCCAGAAGGTTCTTGAAATACTGAAGAGTATATTCAGCCCGAAAGGGATAGCAGTTCCAGATCCCGTTCAGGCAGTTTGCACTCGTTGGGGTCAAGATCGGTTTTCCTATGGCTCTTATTCTTATGTTGCAATTGGAGCTTCTGGAGATGATTATGATATTCTAGCAGAGAGTGTTGGAGACCGACTTTTCTTTGCAGGAGAAGCAACAAACAAGCAGTATCCAGCAACAATGCATGGAGCTTTTCTTAGTGGGATGAGAGAGGCTGCTAATATCTTGAGGGTTGCCAAGAGGCGGTCAATTGTTCCACCTGAAAGATCAAATAGTGCAGCTCTAGAAAACGGGGATATTGATAGGTTGTTTAATGCTCCAGACCTCACATTTGGTAGCTTCTCTGTGTTGTTTGATCCCAGGTCAACCGATCTAGAGTCTAATGCTGTATTACGAATTGCTTTAAAAGGTGAGAAATCTGGAACTGTTGGTATTTATCTCTACGGTTTGATCCCCAGGAAGCAGGTGATTGAACTAAGTAAGGTGGCTGGAGATCTAGACCGCTTACATATGCTAACTCGTGAGTTTCATGTGAGGTTGGTTGGGAGGAAGAGTTTAAGCAATATGGCAGATTCTCTTCTTACAGTCATTAGATCCAGCAGATTAAGTAACTTGAGTTAG